The stretch of DNA TGAGagtattaatgttattattattattattattatgtgttgcTTGTCATGCCTCTATCTCACTAGAGTTCATGCAGACATGTTTTTGGCACGGTTCAAATTGACACAAATCAGAGAAAAGGTTGCAGCAACACCAACACGTCGATGTTTGCCCTCCGCCTCAGGTACATCCTGCTAATGACGCTGCAGGACAGGAACGAGAAGTTGTTCTACCGTGTGCTGACCTCTGACATCGAGGAGTTCATGCCCATCGTGTACACGCCCACCGTGGGCCTGGCCTGCCAACAGTACGGCCACGCCTTCAGGAGACCACGGTGAGAATAATCTACTCTGTCGATGCACAGCTTCTGGATTTAGtttaggtctttttttttcttcttttttcatccTTGCATTTGGTTTAACGTTCTCTATGAAGGACcatttttcaatgttttgaaACGACCAATCATTTCTGCCCAACATCTGTCAGTCACAGTTTGGCTGAGACGTGAAACTGGTTTGAGTAACTCCACCCATCACATAGAACACGTCGTTTTGGTTTAATCTGAATTTAATTGTTAAAGAAGAGATCGAAtcattatttgtttaataaCATTAGCGTGTCAGTTTTCACTTCTGTGTCTCAGTTGTACACTAAAAACTAATTCAAACCAGCAGAGTGGGTAAATTGAGGTCAGTTGTACggggaacaaaataataaaagcagtgaTGCATCGATTGGATAAATGAGCTTTGAGTTTACAAATTACAGTAATTTACCAAAATCAATGTCTGTCGCTCTGGTCTTGGATCATTTCCAATTAGCACAAAATAAGATATTAAAAAGTCCATCAAATTATTATACTAGACTTTTAGATTAGTTTATATTCTTTTAACTTCTGTATATTAAGGCTTCAAATAAACATAGTGATGGTTGACTTTCATGTCAGCGTGCAGGAAGCGGATCTTAAAATCAATACTGCTGCCCTTTAATTGAAACCTACTGGTTCACAGAGGACTGTTCATCACCATCCACGATAAAGGCCACATCGCCACCATGCTCAACTCCTGGCCTGAGGAAGACatcaaggtacacacacacacacacacacacacagcagcttaTGCCTGGGAAACTAACACTGTACGATACATATATTACTGATGTGTGTTCTCCTGCAGGCCATTGTGGTGACGGACGGGGAGCGTATCCTCGGCCTGGGGGACCTGGGAACCAACGGCATGGGCATTCCTGTGGGGAAGCTGGCGCTCTACACGGCCTGCGGGGGGCGTTCGACCACAGCAGTGTCTCCCTGTGCTGCTGGACGTCGGCACTGACAACCAGGTGAGTTTTGATCACAGGGCTGCAGGGCGGCTGTAGTGAGGTTTGATCAGCAGCCGCCGCACGTCCTATCTGCCTCTTATCAGCTGTTGGTTGATAGGGCATATCAGAGGAGTCCTAAAACGAAAAGGAAATGTCAAGTTGTCTCTCATCAGTTGATTGATTGACGGATATCTTTGGTCCAGGAGCTTCTCGACGATCCCCTGTACATCGGACTGAAGCACAAGAGGATCCGAGGAAAGGAGTACGACGATCTGGTGGACGAGTTCATGCAGGCGGTGACGGACAAGTGAGTAGAAACGCAAAGGACGAAAGAACGTGCGAGCAGCTCCTGACGTCTGACTCTTATCACGCTGTCGCCCTGCAGGTACGGGATGAGCTGTTTGATTCAGTTCGAGGACTTCGCCAACAGAAACGCCTTTCGCATCCTCAACAAATACAGGAGTCGATTCTGCACCTTCAACGACGACATCCAGGGTACTTAAACACTCATAACTGCAGCTTTGTACACACaacatttatgtgttttttgtgttgaaactggaaaaaaatagacaccttttttttttttttttaccatttaacCATTCCAAGAAAAACATCCCCTCACTTCTAGCCAGAGTCGTAAACGTCTCTCACTAAGACACAGATGAGCCTTGAAATAACGCCATCAGCAGCGTTTACATGTGTCTAATCATGAATACTGACACAGTTCATTTtgtaatgacatttttttaaaggagcatGAATCTTTAGAAAAAGATATCAAGATGTCAGTTCACCGGAGAGATTTACTTTATAAAAGCCTGCTTAGGTAAAAGCTCTGAAAAGGGGAGCGTATTTTCATGAAGATGCACAGATGCACACTTTCCTCAGATAATTTGTGTGATTGGTGCAGGGGGGAAAGGAAGTGTCCATTTAAAGGAGCCGCTTGCTCCCCCTGCTGGAGTCCTCTGGTAACTACTCCCATTCTTACGACTGCTGGTGTGACGATGACATTACacgcaaaagaaaacacacaaacactacgCTTTACAAATGATAAAATGCCGAAATATCAGAATGTAAGGCAAACTCAACAAatgatgaaaatatgtttttacatttctaaatTACAACATTTTATGTTCTTAAATTACCTGTATGGTCATGATGGCACTATATGCACATGTCAATCCGTCTGTGTCCTATTTTCATATGAGATCTAAATCAAGTGGTTCACAATCTGGGGGTGGAGAGCCTCAAAACATTGCTGTTCacaaaattatattattgtttcagACTTTTACACTGGTCACACCTGGTAGAAATATGCAACCAGTGAACAAGCGAATATCTCAAACAACGTGAAAACCCACTCCTCTAaattacagttttattttttcctcttcaggCACGGCCCTCAGTAGCTGTCGCCGGGATCTTAGCTGCTCTGAAGATCACCAGAAACACACTCTTAGACCACACCGTTGTTTTCCAGGGGGCGGGGGAGGTGAGAAGAAATGATACTCAAGTCGGCTGATTTAAAACTAGCCGAGGTCGAattatcctctttttttttaccttattCGTGTTTTCTTTCCCAGGCTGCTCTCGGTATCGCTCACACTGCTCATGATGGCCATGGCCAAAGAGGGAGTAAGTAGGGAAGAAGCTGCCAAGAGGATCTGGGACTGGTGGACTCAAAAGGTCTCATTGTAAAGGTAAAGTGTGCATCCGTCACTTGCTCTGCTTTCCCAGATGTCAACTGTGTGTAAATCACTataaatgcaacaacaaaaaaaaacacaatttactcATATTTAGGGACGAGGCAATCTCAACCACGAGAAGCTCGAGTTCGCTCACGACACTCCGCACATACAGACCCTGGAGGAAGTGGTGCACACCGTCAAACCCACTGCGACGTCGGTGAGTCGACCTGGAAGgtcccatttgtttttgttgttttttaatggtgttaaaataaaaacctctTTTATAACTCATTGTTTGTTTCATCCATTTATGGTTAACAGTTGTGGAAAAACTGAAAACCTATAAAAGGTGAATTTCTGTCCCTCCAGCTCAATAACACAAATCAACTAACTCTTTCAAAGACTTTTGGGTCTAAAGTCAAATACTGCATGTGTAATGAACTGGAAGATATCCTCCGCCTTTTTAACCACTGTGATAACATGACAACAATGTTTTCAACAGTTAACatcttctgtgtttttaagATAAAGAAGAAATCACAGACAATTATTATAAGTAGAAACCGATTCATAGttaaaaaaactacaatttggagatattaatatatatatatttatatatatatatatatatatataatttttgcTTGACAGTAATTGACCCATGTGGTCTGAAATCGACCTTTTTTATTcacattgtttctttgtgttgtttaagTCGTGTTTTGTTGATGGAGTGTCCccgtgttgtgtttcctgaacATGAAGGAGTGGCCGCATATCGCTGGAGCTTTTACCGAGAATATCATCAAAGACATGGCGGCCTTCAACGAGAGGCCGATCATCTTCGCCCTGAGTAATCCACCAGCAAGGCGGAGTGCACCGCGGAGCAGTGCTACCAGCTCACAGAGGTAACCATCCTTTTATTGCTACatttctctatttatttatttatttgtaagcCACATTGCATGACCGCGCCTCTGCAGTCCCAGAAATGTTTTCTCCACGGCTCGGCAGTGTAAAACAAATCCGCCCGTTATCTTTATCTCAAACGAACAAGAAACATATCTTTCTGttgtcctcccctcctcctctcctcccccttcagGGCCGGGGCATCTTCGCCAGCGGGAGTCCGTTCGACCCCGTGACCCTGGCCGATGGACGCACCTTCTACCCCGGCCAGGAAACAACGCCTACGTCTTCCCCGGAGTTGCTTTGGGCGTCATTGCCTGCGGAGTGCGCCACATATCCGACgacatcttcctcaccacaGCAGAGGTATTGTCTTCACACTTCTGGCCATtatggccctttttttttttttttcttctgcacttcacctttttattgtttcaggCGATAGCGAACATGGTGACAGAGGGAGCACCTGGCAGAGGGGAGACTCTATCCTCCTCTCAACACCATAAGAGAAGTGTCCCTTCAAGATCGGCAGTGAAGGTAAGTGATCGGCCCTCATTCCTTACAAGGGAATATAATATGTAACTTCAGTTTCAAAATgtcatgagggaagtgggggggGAATAAATATTGTGGCAGAATAGTTTGCATATCTGGATCAACTGAATCTGTCTCCTGAAGTGTTTACGTACAATAAAAGTACTGAAAATGTTATTAATGCTGATTTTCTTAAAGATTACGTCTCAGGCTAGATTTGGTTCCACTGAAGGTGTTTGTGTTGTGGGTAACTACTGTGATTGGGAAGTGTTGAGATGTGaggatattgtttttaaaactttCTCGGGAATGGAtatttattcctttttaatttaatgtagaTATATGCGTCTGCTGAAgctgattttatattttaagaaaTTCCATTTATTGTATTTGGCAACAAAGTCTTTTAGGAAAACGAAAACTCTAATAGTCATTAACTCAGTTAATCTTCATCAGGACTGTGTTGATGTGATCTGATCTGAGTTTACAGTAAATTTTAATTCAGTTAAATCCCGATCGGTGCACTGTACGTGACGTCACTTTAACCATGAAAATAACAGGAAAACTGAATATTTCCTGCTAAATAACCAAATAAAGTTTGATCTTTAGCAGATAATCTTTTGTTCCTGATTGATCCCATAACTTGTAGTAAGAatctacataaataaaataacaatccATTCTCTTTACCCCCGTTTCCTTCTCTGGCAGCTTGTCGACTATGCATACAAACACAACATGCGTCGCTGTACCCCGAGCCCAAAGACAAGGAGGCGTTTGTGCTTTCGCACATCTACAGTCCGGATTACGACTCCTTCGCTCTGGACACGTACAGCTGGCCACAGGACGCCATGAACGTCCAGGACGTGTGATGACGTCAATGTGCTGACGAGGCGTCGCGTACAATTTCTGCATtgctttctcttttgttttctgcctttttttttttcttttatacattttcagTAAGTCTACAGTAAGGTTGTATTTCCCTCTTTCGGAACTGTAGTTTTAGTTTTCAGTTCTCTGTCTTGATTTAAAGTCTCGACtgagtaaaatgttttatatagcCACACCTATAAACAGCATATGAATATCTTAAGCGTGAGCCTCTATAACTTGCAACTTAAACTCCATCCATCAGATTATCCTGCTAAGAGGTGTCGTCGTCGTGTTTAAGCGCTCGCAGTGAGTGATGAATCGGAGCCGGTAGCTTAAATAAGAACGCAGTGGTTAACATTAACGCACAAGGCTTCCTCTTGTCTGGGCACAAATCAACAGGGGACTCATTATGAagcttttaaaaacatgacaCAATTGAACTGAAGCTCTCAGTGCCTCTTCCTGTGTTGACTCGGGATCACACGGCTCCATGTTATGAGATGAAAACCTCTCTTTGTTCGGTGGCTTTCAAAGAAGCGTGATTCGGCTCATATCCCCGGAGCTGCTGCTTCATATTTTACACTCCTATGTATCTGGCCACATGTTTCAGCCTGCACACAAGATGTACTAACACTCCGatctgtttctccctctgagAACTGGTTATTCTTAACGGGAGgcacttcttttttcttaacTGTGTTTAGAGGAGGCATTGTTGGGGATTGAGTGTCGCCATCAGgatggttttctttttgtatacaatggtgtcttttgttttgtacaGAGCACTCTTCTTGTCGTGGTGTTTTTGCCAAAGTTACTGATGAATTGTatcgtatatatattttacttctAGAGGACGTGATACTCTGCAAGTTTTAGTATTGGCAGATATGCTTGAAGTTTTTAAAGGGAACATGaagctttttaaataaaattgtcTACAAGATGCGAGTGATTTATTGCGTTTTGTGTGTACAATTTATTGTGATTTCTTTACCAGCAGAGTCGTGTTGCTATACATGTTCTAAACGGAGCATCTCTGAAAAGGGATCTTAATCTTAACTAGATCATTCCCTGATGAATgcaaattaaaattaattaaactgGACATTCATGAGCAACCGGAGCAACTGAGACTAATGAGTGACTCCTAATGCTGTCATTCTAACAGGTTTGTTTATTGTACTGTGCGGCAGGCTTTAATATCAGGAAACAACATGATAATAAGATATGCATCACCATCTAATGATCTTCATTAATCCTCACAATTATCATACCCCCATATAGTGATAGAATTATTATACATAGTCGATATGTCGTCCATCTCAAACACCCTTTCACTAGCTAGTTGGGAATAATCAAATCACTAAATTCCTTCATGAACGGCGCGTACGGACAGAAAATCACAAATATTGGCAAAACATGACAGCAACTCTGCTCTTATGAGTTCATGACAAAGTCTCCGAAGAGTCTGCCTCTGATCGTCAGGGCCAAACGGGGTCAGATAGGAAATAGGCACATTATTCTCAGACCTGGTGACTCCCGGCCTTACTGTCTCCCCGTGATGAGCATGTGACACTTGGATCTTGTTATTGTGTCCGTATAAAACATCCAGAACAATAATTGAACATTTGAAATAGAAAGTTAGCTATTTGTCATCAAAAGAGTCGCAAATGTATGCAAAAGGCCGAGCCTTGAATCAACAGCACGTGAAAGCGATTTGCATTTACCGAAGCTGCTTGAGCGTTGACGAGGCTGAAAAGGCTGAAAAACGGCTTCAGCTGGAGAAGTCACCAGGAAAAAAGTCAAGCATGAGGATATAAAACGGTAAAAAGATGATCCTCAATAAGTTTAAATATGGTTGACAAAGAGTTGCAGGTTGTCTTTTAATAACACTTTGGATGAAAGTGCTATAAATGCAGCCATTTTTACGATCCTGTAATAATGAGTTAAAGTAATGTGTActgtaaataacatttaaaactatAAACCATTTGGTTACATATATAGAGAATATTTAACAACAATGTAGTTCATGTATGTAGAACAGATAGTCAGAGCATGAGAACACATTTATAACAAGCCTGAGGAAAGTCTTCGAGtcttcagctttgggccaaactcaaacacacatgtataaaGTTCCAACTCCAACCCTTTGAAAAGAATACAGACTCTAAATATGGACGGCGTATAAGAAAAACACTTTGGTAACGAAAGCATGGGCCGTAACAATCGCTCTGCCAAAGTTTTCTTTGGCGTTTTCAGAATAGATTTGGTGTTTCGTGGgattcaaaatgaaaatataaccGGCGAGTAAACGGAGATCAGTACTAGAAGTCAGGCCGGGTCTCAGTGAAGACACTTTTATCTAGACAATGAGTTCACACAGTTAACTCCTCACTTTTCCTTTCCACTATTGTCCCTCTTCTTCTTATATCAGCTAGCTGTTCTCCTTCTCCGGGCAAACATAAGACAGAAGCATGTCGATCATGTTCTTGACGATGACCTCTGGGTGGATGGAGAGCGTGAGGAAGCTGGTGAGCCAAACTCATTTGCCAGGCGTCCACCAGCAGCACGTCGAGCCCCTTGAACATGGACCTGAGCACCTCGTCGAGCTGCAGGGAGTAACCAGTCGCTGTTGAACAGGCTCACCTCTTGGTCCAGGGCCTGGAGGTTGCCCGAGCGGATCACAATGATGGTCCCTGGCGCTCGGTCCAGAAGTCTCACCAGCGACCGCCTGATGTGACGGAGCCGCCGGATGTACACCTCCACGGGAAAGGTGCTGAAATGGGCCCAGATGCTGAGGACCACGACGGTGTTGGGACCCCCGGAGAGGCCGTCCAGCTCGTTGGAGACGTACCGCAAACTCGCTGGACAGGACGGTGGAGAAGCGGATGGGCGGGCCATGGCAGCGGTACTTCAAGAGGATATTATGGGTGCTGTCCACCGCCATGAAAGGCCCAACGTTTTTAGGACTGTGCAGGTT from Cyclopterus lumpus isolate fCycLum1 chromosome 21, fCycLum1.pri, whole genome shotgun sequence encodes:
- the me3 gene encoding LOW QUALITY PROTEIN: NADP-dependent malic enzyme, mitochondrial (The sequence of the model RefSeq protein was modified relative to this genomic sequence to represent the inferred CDS: inserted 3 bases in 3 codons; deleted 7 bases in 5 codons) is translated as MNSLPGRAALCLRRTAAGGMRVFAGSPGHPVPADRASLQAVRVCHSGKSHKGSVSTKKRGYDITRNPHLNKGMAFTLEERLQLGIHGLLPPCFLSQDVQVLRVMKSYETRSNPLDKYILLMTLQDRNEKLFYRVLTSDIEEFMPIVYTPTVGLACQQYGHAFRRPRGLFITIHDKGHIATMLNSWPEEDIKAIVVTDGERILGLGDLGTNGMGIPVGKLALYTACGGVRPQQCLPVLLDVGTDNQELLDDPLYIGLKHKRIRGKEYDDLVDEFMQAVTDKYGMSCLIQFEDFANRNAFRILNKYRSRFCTFNDDIQGTSSVAVAGILAALKITRNTLLDHTVVFQGAGEAALGIAHLLMMAMAKEGVSREEAAKRIWLVDSKGLIVKGRGNLNHEKLEFAHDTPHIQTLEEVVHTVKPTATSEWPHIAGAFTENIIKDMAAFNERPIIFALSNPXSKAECTAEQCYQLTEGRGIFASGSPFDPVTLADGRTFYPGXGNNAYVFPGVALGVIACGVRHISDDIFLTTAEAIANMVTEEHLAEGRLYPPLNTIREVSLRSAVKLVDYAYKHNXASLYPEPKDKEAFVLSHIYSPDYDSFALDTYSWPQDAMNVQDV